From a single Osmerus mordax isolate fOsmMor3 chromosome 6, fOsmMor3.pri, whole genome shotgun sequence genomic region:
- the si:ch211-254p10.2 gene encoding ferroportin, with product MSLRADAPQCGGVVVEFESDDSREARTRKARTKPATALIYLRGPKFLIYVSGALSMWGDRMWHFAISVFLIELYGRNLLLTAIFGLVVAGSVLLLGALIGDWVDRNPRNKVAHASLFIQNISVTVCSIVLMLVFSYKQWIEQIWDGWLTVVCYTVVIVLADVANLASTALTIAIQRDWIVVITGYNRGHLAGMNATMRRIDQVTNILAPLAVGQVMTLASNVVGCGFILGWNLVSLIVEFIFLSRVYRIVPELSVKPPVEEENEACQHRNRGRKSQGRHRSKWHILVQDNCSMSFHLKKIPDLPLCVRRIRCLLSTCKEGWRAYYRQPVFLAGMGLAFLYTTVLGFDCITTGYAYTQGISGSLLSVLMGVSAITGLMGTVMFTKLRKAYGLVNTGIISSCLHLGCLLLCVFSVFAPGSPMDLSLLVPLADSNSSSEAGGMSGPSPERAYPLRRSSNMPLLPDRSSIHWTNNTVLFENMPSGTAPDSYVSIILLFLGVITARIGLWSFDLTVTQLLQENICVSERGVVNGVQSSMNYLMDLLHFIMVISAPQPQHFGILVLISVLFITTGHVMYFLYARKAKRKQSRDT from the exons ATGTCCCTGCGAGCAGACGCTCCCcagtgtggaggggtggtggtggagtttGAGTCTGACGACAGTAGGGAGGCCAGGACCAGGAAGGCCAGGACTAAACCAG CTACAGCTCTCATCTACCTCAGGGGTCCTAAGTTCCTGATCTATGTAAGCGGAGCACTGTCAATGTGG GGTGACCGCATGTGGCACTTTGCAATCTCTGTGTTCCTGATCGAGCTTTATGGTCGGAATCTGCTGTTGACCGCGATTTTCGGCCTGGTGGTGGCCGGGTCAGTGCTTCTCCTCGGGGCTCTGATTGGAGACTGGGTTGATCGCAACCCCAGAAACAAAG TGGCTCACGCGTCACTGTTCATTCAGAACATTTCAGTGACGGTCTGTAGCATTGTGCTCATGTTGGTGTTCTCATATAAACAATGGATTGAGCAGATTTGGGATGGATGGTTGACT GTGGTTTGTTATACGGTGGTGATCGTCCTGGCAGATGTGGCTAACCTTGCGAGCACGGCGCTGACCATCGCCATTCAGAGGGACTGGATAGTGGTTATCACTGGCTATAACCGCGGTCATCTTGCTG GGATGAACGCAACCATGCGTCGCATTGATCAGGTGACCAACATCCTGGCACCCCTGGCAGTGGGACAGGTCATGACCCTGGCCTCGAATGTGGTTGGCTGTGGCTTCATCCTGGGCTGGAACCTGGTGTCCCTCATAGTGGAGTTCATCTTCCTGTCGCGCGTGTACCGCATCGTCCCTGAGCTGTCCGTCAAACCGcccgtggaggaggagaacgaaGCCTGCCAGCACAGGAACAGGGGAAGGAAGTCACAAGGTAGGCACAGATCCAAATGGCACATCCTCGT CCAGGACAACTGCAGCATGAGCTTCCACCTGAAGAAGATCCCCGACCTGCCTCTGTGCGTCCGGAGGATCCGCTGCCTCCTGAGCACCTGCAAGGAAGGCTGGAGGGCCTACTACCGCCAGCCCGTCTTCCTGGCCGGCATGGGCCTGGCCTTCCTCTACACCACCGTGCTGGGCTTCGACTGCATCACCACCGGCTACGCCTACACCCAGGGCATCAGCGGGTCACTGCTGAGCGTGCTGATGGGGGTCTCGGCCATCACGGGCCTCATGGGGACGGTGATGTTCACCAAGCTGAGGAAGGCGTACGGTCTGGTGAACACCGGCATCATCTCCAGCTGCCTCCACCTGGGCTGCCTGCTGCTCTGCGTTTTCTCCGTCTTCGCCCCCGGGAGCCCCATGGACCTCAGCCTGCTCGTGCCCCTCGCCGACTCCAACTCGTCCTCGGAGGCCGGGGGCATGTCGGGcccgagccccgagcgggcctACCCCCTGCGGAGGAGCAGCAACATGCCGCTCCTGCCCGATCGCTCGTCCATCCACTGGACCAACAACACGGTGCTGTTCGAGAACATGCCCTCGGGAACGGCGCCGGACTCCTACGTCTCCATCATCCTGCTCTTCCTGGGTGTCATCACGGCTCGCATcg gtctgTGGTCCTTCGACCTGACCGTGACCCAGCTCCTGCAGGAAAACATCTGTGTGTCGGAGAGGGGTGTGGTGAACGGGGTGCAGAGCTCCATGAACTACCTCATGGACCTCCTCCACTTCATCATGGTGATCTCGGCCCCGCAGCCGCAGCACTTCGGCATCCTGGTCCTCATCTCCGTCTTGTTCATCACCACCGGACACGTCATGTACTTCCTGTACGCGCGCAAAGCCAAGAGAAAACAGAGCCGCGACACGTAA